Proteins from a single region of Dyadobacter fanqingshengii:
- a CDS encoding RNA polymerase sigma factor gives MLVKTDKAVINFEAFIGEKTDQQLWQRIREGDEQAFTIIFEKYHRTLYNYGSKLSPNSAIVEDAVQDVFIDVWRLRNNLTDKITSVKFYLYRALRRRIHLARDKFPVTEEITLLADQETPANGGNSETLLIDVESASLRVRQIQNLLAQLPERQVEALTLRYFDDFSIEEIAGIMGVSEKSVRNFIYKALTSLRLNRQILLISSLIFCLLGIF, from the coding sequence TTGTTAGTAAAAACGGACAAAGCGGTGATTAATTTTGAGGCCTTCATCGGGGAAAAAACGGACCAGCAGTTATGGCAGCGAATCCGTGAAGGAGATGAGCAGGCATTTACCATTATTTTCGAAAAATACCACCGCACGCTTTACAACTACGGAAGCAAACTCTCCCCAAACTCGGCCATCGTCGAAGATGCAGTCCAGGATGTTTTTATTGATGTCTGGCGATTGCGCAATAACCTCACCGATAAAATAACCTCCGTCAAATTTTACCTCTATCGTGCGCTGCGCAGGAGAATTCATCTGGCCCGGGATAAATTTCCGGTTACGGAAGAAATTACCCTGTTGGCAGACCAGGAAACTCCGGCCAATGGAGGAAACTCGGAAACATTACTTATTGACGTCGAGTCTGCATCATTAAGGGTTAGACAAATCCAAAATTTACTTGCACAGCTTCCCGAGCGGCAAGTTGAAGCGCTGACACTGCGATATTTTGATGATTTCAGCATTGAAGAAATCGCCGGCATCATGGGTGTAAGCGAGAAGTCAGTCCGCAATTTCATTTATAAAGCACTTACTTCCCTTCGCCTTAACCGGCAAATTCTCCTTATTTCAAGTCTCATTTTCTGCTTGTTAGGCATTTTTTAG
- a CDS encoding aminotransferase class V-fold PLP-dependent enzyme, whose amino-acid sequence MSLTYFTPGPAQLYPTFEQHLQSFVSGQLGSISHRSQQYRDLHKFTVDQLRILLNVPDTHAIMFLGSASEAWERILFSCVELESFHLVNGSFSKKFCEYSTALNKYAHKYEKPMGEGFTADEIEVPEYAELICVTHNETSSGVQMPVSEIHKLKQKNPDKFIAVDMVSSAPYPDLDYNLIDTAFFSVQKAFGLPAGLGVWIVSEKCLEKAKQIKSQYSIGAHNDLPTLWKNALNNETPATPNVMGIYLLGKIAEDFNKIGVVEIRKATEQKAALIYDFIEKTNGFSSFVKEIENRSQTVVVANVEAPAGDIIKKIKEKGMVIGSGYGEFKSSQLRIANFPATSYDAVERLVYELGNA is encoded by the coding sequence ATGTCTCTTACATACTTCACGCCAGGCCCCGCTCAGCTCTACCCCACATTTGAGCAGCATTTACAAAGCTTCGTCAGCGGTCAGCTAGGGTCGATTTCGCATCGCAGCCAGCAGTATCGCGACTTGCATAAGTTTACCGTCGATCAGCTGCGCATTCTTTTGAATGTTCCTGATACACATGCCATAATGTTCCTGGGCTCCGCTTCTGAGGCGTGGGAGCGGATTTTATTCAGCTGTGTAGAGCTGGAAAGCTTTCACCTCGTTAATGGATCATTCTCAAAGAAATTCTGTGAGTATTCAACGGCGTTGAATAAATATGCGCATAAGTATGAGAAGCCCATGGGCGAAGGCTTTACCGCAGACGAGATCGAAGTTCCTGAATATGCCGAATTGATCTGCGTCACGCATAACGAAACCAGTTCAGGCGTGCAAATGCCTGTGAGTGAAATCCATAAGCTGAAACAGAAAAACCCGGACAAATTCATCGCCGTTGATATGGTGTCATCCGCCCCATATCCTGATCTGGATTACAATCTGATCGATACAGCATTCTTTTCTGTGCAAAAAGCATTTGGGCTGCCGGCAGGATTGGGAGTTTGGATCGTGAGTGAAAAATGTTTGGAAAAAGCGAAGCAGATCAAGAGTCAGTATTCAATTGGTGCACACAATGACTTGCCAACGCTTTGGAAAAATGCGCTGAATAATGAAACGCCTGCAACGCCTAATGTAATGGGAATCTACCTGTTAGGTAAAATTGCAGAGGATTTTAATAAAATCGGCGTTGTAGAAATCAGGAAGGCGACTGAGCAAAAGGCCGCTCTGATCTACGATTTCATTGAGAAAACCAATGGATTTTCTTCATTCGTAAAAGAAATCGAGAATCGCTCGCAAACCGTGGTGGTGGCAAATGTCGAGGCACCGGCAGGAGATATTATTAAGAAAATCAAGGAAAAAGGCATGGTGATCGGCAGCGGCTATGGAGAATTTAAAAGCTCCCAGCTCCGCATCGCCAACTTCCCGGCAACGTCATATGATGCAGTTGAGAGACTGGTGTATGAATTGGGCAATGCATAA
- the serA gene encoding phosphoglycerate dehydrogenase: MSTLTLNPSPYIIIDFDSTFTKVEGLDELAAIALNGHPERDQVVQKIADLTNKGMNGEMSFADGLRQRIELLKANRSHIQELVSFLRTKISDSFQRNRQFLTENADQIFIVSSGFKEFIVPVATELGIRADHVYANEFLFDEDGNITGVDEENVLSTDGGKIKLLSSLNLTGDVYAIGDGYTDYELKASGLASRFYAFTENVERPRVMAVADHIATSFDDFLYDNKMSRSQSYPKSRIKVLLLENVHPAALRAFEEQGFNVEFVKGALDEDELCERIKDVSIIGIRSKTNITKRVLDNANRLMAIGAFCIGTNQIDLEEAAKKGIAVFNAPYSNTRSVVELAVGEMIMLIRNIVGKSNQLHKGIWDKSANGSFEVRGKKLGMVGYGSIGTQLSVVAEALGMEVYFYDSVEKLSLGNARKVSTLEELLAISDVISMHVDGRKENTNLIGKREFDLMKDGVIFLNLSRGHVVDIQALANAVKSGKVAGAGVDVFPKEPKTNDEIFESELRGLPNVILTPHIGGSTEEAQENIGHFVPSKLLEFMNNGSSYGSVNFPEVQLPKLKDSHRLLHIHANVPGILAKLNHIFGKNNINITGQYLKTNEHIGYVIVDIAKDYTEEFIQEVKDIEGTIRFRMLY, from the coding sequence ATGTCCACATTAACACTTAATCCATCACCGTACATTATCATTGATTTTGACAGCACTTTTACGAAAGTGGAAGGGCTCGACGAATTAGCAGCGATCGCCTTAAATGGCCATCCAGAACGTGATCAGGTTGTTCAGAAAATAGCTGATCTGACAAATAAGGGCATGAATGGCGAAATGTCGTTTGCTGACGGGCTTCGCCAGCGAATAGAGCTGTTGAAGGCGAACCGTTCCCACATTCAGGAGCTGGTTTCTTTTTTGAGAACTAAAATTTCGGATTCTTTTCAGCGTAACAGGCAGTTTTTGACTGAAAATGCAGATCAGATATTTATTGTATCAAGCGGTTTCAAGGAGTTTATTGTGCCGGTTGCAACGGAATTGGGCATTCGTGCGGACCATGTCTATGCCAATGAATTTCTATTCGATGAAGACGGGAACATTACCGGGGTAGATGAAGAAAATGTGCTTTCAACGGATGGCGGAAAGATCAAACTGCTTTCTTCCCTGAACCTGACTGGCGACGTTTATGCCATTGGGGATGGTTATACAGACTATGAATTAAAGGCATCAGGCCTGGCAAGTCGCTTTTACGCATTTACAGAAAATGTGGAGCGTCCGCGGGTGATGGCTGTTGCAGACCACATTGCGACGTCATTTGATGACTTTTTATACGATAATAAAATGAGCAGAAGCCAGTCTTATCCGAAGAGCCGGATCAAGGTGCTTTTGCTTGAAAACGTGCATCCGGCGGCGCTGCGCGCGTTCGAGGAGCAAGGTTTTAATGTAGAATTTGTCAAAGGTGCGTTGGATGAAGATGAGCTTTGCGAGCGTATCAAGGATGTTTCCATCATCGGGATTCGTTCCAAAACCAACATTACCAAGCGCGTTCTGGATAATGCGAACCGTTTGATGGCGATTGGCGCATTCTGCATCGGAACCAATCAAATTGATCTGGAAGAAGCTGCGAAAAAAGGAATTGCCGTTTTTAATGCACCATATAGCAACACCCGTTCGGTTGTAGAACTGGCCGTGGGTGAAATGATTATGCTGATCCGTAACATTGTTGGCAAGAGCAATCAGCTGCATAAGGGCATTTGGGACAAATCGGCAAACGGAAGTTTTGAAGTTCGCGGTAAGAAATTGGGAATGGTAGGTTACGGAAGCATTGGGACCCAACTTTCGGTTGTGGCCGAAGCGCTTGGGATGGAAGTTTATTTCTACGATTCAGTTGAGAAATTATCCCTGGGTAATGCAAGAAAAGTGAGCACATTGGAAGAGCTTTTGGCTATTTCTGACGTGATTAGCATGCATGTGGATGGTCGTAAGGAAAATACAAACCTGATCGGCAAGCGTGAATTTGACCTGATGAAAGACGGCGTTATCTTCCTGAATCTGTCACGCGGTCACGTTGTGGACATTCAGGCGCTGGCAAATGCTGTGAAGAGTGGAAAAGTGGCGGGAGCGGGTGTAGACGTGTTTCCAAAAGAGCCAAAGACGAACGACGAGATTTTTGAAAGTGAATTAAGAGGCTTGCCTAACGTGATCCTTACACCACACATTGGCGGAAGCACCGAGGAAGCGCAGGAGAACATTGGTCATTTCGTGCCATCCAAATTATTGGAATTCATGAACAACGGCAGCTCTTACGGAAGCGTAAATTTCCCCGAAGTGCAGTTGCCGAAACTGAAAGATTCCCACCGACTATTGCACATTCACGCAAACGTTCCGGGAATTCTGGCGAAGCTGAACCATATTTTTGGTAAAAACAATATCAACATTACAGGTCAGTATTTGAAAACCAATGAGCATATTGGTTACGTAATCGTAGACATTGCCAAAGATTATACCGAAGAATTCATTCAGGAAGTGAAAGACATAGAAGGCACAATCAGATTCAGAATGCTGTATTAA
- a CDS encoding YheT family hydrolase, whose amino-acid sequence MPLIETESTISPYWLPNGHFQSIYPALFRKVNGVIYHRERIVTPDEDFLDLDWSYGENAKSGKLAILSHGLEGNSTRQYILGMVKLLNRNGFDCLAWNFRGCGGEMNKTARFYHSGASEDLDLVIQNALTRHYEQIHLLGFSLGGNLTLKYLGESGADLDSRIKSALVFSVPMDLRACSLSIIQPENKVYMHRFLNTLKPKVNAKAAFFPDRINVSDQKHVRTLYDFDHIFTAPLHGFDGADHYYEACSSKFFIRDIAIPTMVINAKNDPIVPYSSLPLAELKAHAQVCLVATPDGGHCGFRPRRLKNGVYWSEERALEFLSR is encoded by the coding sequence ATGCCATTGATTGAAACAGAAAGCACTATATCGCCCTACTGGCTTCCAAACGGACATTTTCAGAGCATTTACCCCGCTCTTTTTCGGAAAGTTAACGGTGTTATTTACCACCGGGAAAGAATTGTAACACCTGACGAGGATTTTCTTGATCTGGATTGGTCTTATGGCGAAAATGCGAAATCGGGGAAACTCGCCATCCTTTCGCACGGGCTCGAAGGTAATAGCACACGGCAGTACATCTTAGGGATGGTGAAGCTTTTAAACAGGAATGGATTCGATTGCCTGGCCTGGAATTTTCGTGGCTGCGGCGGCGAAATGAACAAAACCGCACGCTTTTATCACAGCGGCGCATCAGAGGATCTTGATCTCGTTATTCAAAATGCATTAACCAGGCATTATGAACAGATCCATTTGCTCGGATTTAGTTTGGGCGGGAACCTTACGCTTAAATATCTCGGCGAATCGGGTGCAGACCTGGACAGCAGAATTAAAAGCGCATTGGTTTTCAGCGTTCCCATGGATCTTCGTGCTTGCAGCCTCTCTATTATACAGCCTGAAAATAAGGTCTATATGCATCGGTTTTTGAATACATTAAAACCCAAAGTGAATGCAAAAGCTGCGTTTTTTCCTGACCGGATCAATGTAAGTGATCAAAAACACGTCCGCACGCTTTACGACTTCGACCATATTTTTACCGCCCCGCTGCACGGGTTCGATGGTGCCGATCATTATTACGAAGCGTGTAGTTCTAAATTCTTCATCAGAGACATAGCCATTCCAACAATGGTTATTAATGCTAAAAACGATCCGATTGTGCCGTATAGCAGCCTGCCGCTGGCAGAACTGAAAGCCCATGCACAGGTTTGTCTGGTTGCGACACCAGATGGCGGACATTGCGGATTCAGACCAAGGAGGTTGAAAAACGGCGTTTATTGGTCAGAGGAGCGGGCTTTGGAGTTTCTTTCACGATAA
- a CDS encoding cold-shock protein — translation MAEGTVKFFNDSKGFGFIQPSTGEKDIFVHVSGLQDDIRENDKVSYDVENGKKGLNAVNVRVI, via the coding sequence ATGGCAGAAGGTACAGTAAAGTTTTTCAATGATTCCAAAGGATTTGGATTCATTCAACCATCAACTGGTGAAAAAGACATTTTCGTTCACGTTTCAGGTCTTCAAGACGACATCCGTGAGAATGACAAAGTGTCTTACGACGTAGAAAATGGAAAAAAAGGTCTAAACGCTGTTAACGTTCGCGTTATCTAA
- a CDS encoding DEAD/DEAH box helicase, protein MTNPENTTINLAGLGITELNEMQQQANEAIQQNSEVVLLAPTGSGKTLAFLLPVASFLKLETDHVQCMVIVPTRELALQIEQVWKKMSTGFKVTCCYGGHDMRTEIRSLVEAPALIVGTPGRILDHIRRNSFTGRHISTLILDEFDKSLELGFQEEMSEIVRNLRNVKKKVLVSATTTKIPSFTSIKAPVTVDFVTNKNKSAGLTVVQVLAEKDKMTTLVKLLSFLGAESTLIFCNQRDSVERISAVVKEEGIDCAYFHGKLEQEDRERTLIRFRNGSVLFLAATDLAARGLDIPDMKHVIHFELPMKGDEFTHRNGRTARMLAEGTAYILMDKEDKLPEYISSKPKVLDLPAKFAAPPVSDWVTIYISGGKKSKLNKMDIVGFLLQKGKLEKQDLGLIEVKDNISFAAVKRGKAKAMLQLIAPEKMKGKKYKIEVAR, encoded by the coding sequence ATGACAAATCCGGAAAATACTACAATAAATCTCGCTGGCCTGGGCATTACCGAGCTGAACGAAATGCAGCAGCAGGCGAATGAGGCCATTCAGCAGAATAGCGAAGTCGTGCTGCTCGCACCGACTGGCTCGGGAAAAACGCTCGCCTTTTTACTTCCGGTTGCGTCCTTTTTAAAGCTGGAAACCGATCACGTGCAATGCATGGTCATAGTTCCTACACGCGAGCTCGCACTGCAAATCGAACAGGTTTGGAAGAAAATGTCGACCGGGTTTAAGGTTACGTGCTGCTATGGCGGTCACGATATGCGGACAGAAATTCGAAGCCTTGTGGAAGCGCCCGCGTTGATCGTAGGAACGCCAGGCCGCATTCTGGACCACATTCGCAGAAATTCATTTACCGGCAGACATATTTCCACGCTTATTTTGGACGAGTTTGATAAATCCCTCGAACTCGGGTTCCAGGAAGAAATGTCTGAGATCGTCCGGAATTTGAGAAATGTGAAGAAAAAGGTTCTGGTCTCCGCTACGACCACTAAAATTCCTTCATTTACAAGCATTAAGGCGCCTGTTACCGTTGATTTTGTAACAAATAAAAATAAGAGCGCGGGACTTACAGTTGTCCAGGTTTTGGCTGAAAAGGACAAAATGACAACGCTGGTGAAGTTATTGAGCTTTTTAGGCGCCGAATCAACATTGATCTTCTGTAACCAAAGGGATTCTGTCGAACGCATCAGCGCCGTAGTGAAAGAAGAAGGCATTGATTGTGCCTATTTTCACGGTAAACTCGAACAAGAAGACCGCGAACGCACATTAATCCGTTTTCGCAACGGCTCCGTATTGTTTTTGGCAGCAACAGACCTTGCAGCACGCGGCCTGGACATTCCGGACATGAAACACGTGATCCACTTCGAGCTGCCCATGAAAGGCGACGAGTTCACGCATAGGAACGGCCGCACGGCGCGCATGCTGGCCGAGGGAACGGCCTATATTTTAATGGATAAGGAAGATAAATTGCCAGAATATATTTCCAGCAAGCCCAAGGTCCTGGATCTTCCGGCAAAATTCGCTGCGCCGCCGGTTTCGGATTGGGTAACCATTTACATCAGCGGGGGCAAGAAAAGCAAGCTCAATAAAATGGACATTGTGGGCTTTCTTTTACAAAAAGGCAAACTCGAAAAGCAAGACCTTGGCCTGATCGAGGTGAAAGACAACATATCATTTGCGGCAGTGAAACGTGGAAAAGCAAAGGCAATGCTGCAATTGATTGCCCCGGAAAAAATGAAAGGGAAGAAATACAAAATAGAAGTAGCGAGATAG
- a CDS encoding co-chaperone GroES yields the protein MYEVTADNKLRSLIVVGDRVLIRPKSPSDRTNSGLYLPPTVTEREQVQSGYVIKVGPGYPIPVAAEDEPWKETEEKVKYMPLQSKEGDLAIYLQRNAIDLEYDGQKYVIVPQASILMLERSEDLYD from the coding sequence ATGTACGAAGTAACAGCTGACAATAAGTTAAGAAGCCTCATAGTGGTAGGAGATCGTGTTTTGATTCGCCCGAAAAGTCCGAGTGACCGCACAAACAGTGGCCTTTATCTGCCTCCGACCGTAACGGAAAGGGAGCAGGTGCAAAGTGGTTACGTGATCAAAGTAGGGCCGGGATATCCGATTCCTGTTGCGGCAGAAGATGAGCCCTGGAAAGAAACGGAGGAAAAAGTTAAATATATGCCTTTGCAGTCCAAGGAAGGTGATTTGGCCATCTATTTGCAGCGTAATGCCATTGATTTGGAATATGACGGACAAAAATATGTCATCGTTCCGCAAGCTTCCATTTTAATGCTGGAACGCTCGGAGGATTTGTACGATTAA
- a CDS encoding MBOAT family O-acyltransferase, with product MLFTDIQFIIFFIVVTLAYFSLSWRGRWMLLLAASCYFYMVFKPIFILILFGTIVIDYYAGIWIEQSTDQKRKKLLLIISLISNIGILAFFKYYDFLQDSVNSVLASFDLRPAVPALTRLIPSRIAEWMTTGEGKVLLPIGLSFHTFQAMSYTIEVYRGNQTAERNFGIYALYVMFYPQLVAGPIERPQNMLFQFHSYFKYDFELVKSGLIQMAFGFFKKMVIADRLSVFVDYAYDPASDHNGLTLLTATAFYSFQIYCDFSGYSDIAIGAARVMGFTLMDNFRSPYESRSIPEFWGRWHISLSTWFRDYLYIPLGGNRNGEFMKYRNQMIVFMVSGLWHGTSWSFVIWGALHGFYQIMASLRDKYLKKANIQIPDNFLIRAVNVLLTFALVTLAWIFFRNSLSRSMVIFEKIGNLSFSDQISSPFNQVEMWFCVFLIGFLLWKEHYFEKIPTASTAVFFILFPIIAFLTYFLGVITENQFIYFQF from the coding sequence ATGCTGTTTACCGATATACAATTCATTATCTTCTTTATTGTTGTCACGCTGGCATATTTCAGCTTGTCGTGGCGTGGGCGCTGGATGCTTTTGCTGGCAGCCAGTTGCTACTTTTACATGGTTTTCAAGCCGATCTTTATCCTGATCCTGTTTGGAACCATCGTAATCGACTATTATGCAGGGATTTGGATTGAACAATCGACTGATCAAAAACGAAAAAAGCTGCTGCTGATCATCAGTTTAATCTCCAACATCGGCATTCTTGCATTCTTCAAGTATTACGATTTTTTACAGGATTCCGTCAACAGCGTGCTGGCGAGTTTCGATTTACGACCGGCTGTTCCTGCATTAACCAGGCTCATTCCCAGTCGCATAGCAGAATGGATGACAACTGGCGAAGGGAAAGTCCTGCTTCCGATTGGCTTGTCTTTTCACACATTTCAGGCCATGAGTTATACCATTGAAGTCTATCGCGGCAACCAAACCGCCGAGCGAAACTTTGGTATTTATGCATTGTATGTGATGTTTTACCCGCAGCTGGTCGCCGGGCCGATCGAGCGCCCGCAAAACATGCTTTTCCAGTTTCATTCGTATTTCAAATATGATTTTGAGCTGGTGAAGTCAGGGTTAATACAGATGGCCTTCGGGTTTTTCAAGAAAATGGTCATTGCCGACCGGCTTTCCGTTTTCGTGGATTATGCCTACGATCCGGCTTCGGACCATAATGGGCTTACATTGCTGACAGCCACAGCGTTTTATTCTTTTCAAATCTATTGCGACTTTTCCGGCTATTCCGACATTGCGATTGGCGCCGCGCGGGTGATGGGCTTTACATTAATGGATAATTTCCGGTCTCCTTATGAGTCCAGATCCATTCCCGAATTCTGGGGAAGATGGCATATTTCGCTATCAACATGGTTCCGGGATTATTTATACATTCCACTCGGAGGCAACCGGAACGGAGAATTTATGAAATACCGCAACCAAATGATCGTGTTCATGGTCAGCGGGTTATGGCATGGAACGAGTTGGAGTTTTGTGATTTGGGGCGCCTTGCACGGGTTTTACCAGATCATGGCGTCTTTACGAGATAAGTATTTAAAGAAGGCGAACATTCAAATTCCGGACAACTTTTTAATTCGAGCAGTTAATGTGCTGCTGACCTTTGCCTTAGTCACATTAGCCTGGATATTTTTCCGAAATTCGCTGAGCCGCTCGATGGTAATTTTTGAGAAAATTGGCAACCTTTCATTTTCCGACCAAATATCAAGCCCTTTCAACCAGGTCGAAATGTGGTTCTGCGTTTTCCTGATTGGTTTTTTGCTTTGGAAAGAACATTACTTTGAAAAAATACCAACTGCCAGCACAGCCGTATTTTTTATATTATTCCCCATCATTGCCTTCCTGACTTACTTTTTGGGCGTTATCACTGAAAACCAGTTCATTTATTTTCAGTTTTAA
- a CDS encoding glycosyltransferase family 2 protein, with amino-acid sequence MSQIPQISIVAPLYNESESFPMLIQRINALMDSSPLAIEVVLIDDGSRDDTALKIRQLALTDERYHGVFLSRNHGHQLALTAGIAAARGTEALFVIDGDLQDPPELLPDFYKLLKEGNDVVYAVRKKRKEGFVKKMGYHLFYRILRSISYVEIPLDSGDFALISRRVVDVLNKMPEESRYLRGMRSWIGFKQVGFEYERDARAAGESKYSFKQLFQLAYNGIFNFSEFPIKFMSRVGVTAILISLFYFIVVVVKKMFFAHVIEGFTSLLFVIILFSGVQLLALGIIGEYVLRIFFQSKNRPLFIIKEEIVNREYI; translated from the coding sequence ATGTCTCAAATCCCTCAGATTTCCATTGTCGCCCCGCTTTATAATGAGTCAGAGTCGTTTCCGATGCTCATTCAGCGAATCAATGCATTGATGGATTCCAGTCCGCTTGCTATTGAAGTTGTGCTGATCGACGACGGAAGCCGGGATGATACGGCGCTCAAAATCAGGCAGCTGGCATTAACAGACGAGCGTTACCACGGTGTTTTTCTTTCCAGAAACCACGGCCACCAGCTCGCATTGACAGCCGGAATTGCCGCAGCAAGAGGAACTGAGGCACTTTTCGTGATTGACGGTGATTTGCAGGACCCACCAGAGTTGCTTCCGGATTTTTATAAATTATTAAAAGAAGGAAACGACGTCGTTTACGCAGTTCGCAAGAAGCGTAAGGAAGGTTTTGTGAAGAAAATGGGCTATCATTTGTTCTATCGAATTTTGCGCTCCATTTCCTATGTTGAAATTCCGCTGGACAGTGGTGATTTTGCATTGATCAGTCGCCGGGTTGTGGATGTTTTGAATAAAATGCCCGAGGAAAGCCGTTATTTAAGGGGAATGCGCTCCTGGATCGGTTTCAAGCAGGTTGGTTTTGAGTACGAAAGAGACGCACGGGCCGCGGGAGAATCCAAATATTCGTTCAAGCAATTATTTCAACTGGCTTATAACGGGATTTTCAATTTCAGTGAATTCCCGATTAAATTCATGAGCAGGGTAGGCGTTACTGCAATCTTGATTTCTCTGTTCTATTTTATTGTTGTTGTCGTCAAAAAGATGTTTTTTGCCCACGTGATTGAGGGTTTCACATCCTTGCTTTTTGTTATAATTCTGTTCAGCGGCGTGCAGTTACTGGCGCTGGGCATCATCGGGGAATACGTGCTCCGCATATTTTTTCAGTCCAAAAATCGCCCTTTGTTCATTATTAAGGAAGAAATAGTCAACCGAGAGTACATTTGA